In Zea mays cultivar B73 chromosome 7, Zm-B73-REFERENCE-NAM-5.0, whole genome shotgun sequence, the following proteins share a genomic window:
- the LOC109941146 gene encoding uncharacterized protein, which produces MADMVSGVGSQGARPALRWSAAMSGFVLRRFVDLIGTGVRTDKGFKEIHLNSVAKNVSEFCGQEVTGQQVYNHLRKWRSRWVKVCKLKDISGALWDEDTFVISLEEGHYAAYIKDHPKDADYLNRPIENYMAMQIIFGSGVATGRFAMGSNEPLGKPSDIVDILDDGIEVTSEFVDASNLTGKGKTVDKGTPGDSIDTKPMSNLGKRKRYMTDEDVAVFNGMKEAVSDVAAAVRESIHAEAAPGIYNAVINCPGFSREALMYALNHMMEHKATSLVFLDMTPDDRDLWLKTFLAKHYHN; this is translated from the exons ATGGCTGACATGGTGTCTGGGGTTGGTAGCCAGGGGGCTAGGCCTGCTCTTAGGTGGAGTGCAGCAATGTCTGGGTTTGTTCTACGCCGTTTTGTTGACTTGATAGGTACTGGGGTTAGGACTGACAAGGGTTTTAAGGAAATCCACCTTAACTCTGTTGCTAAAAATGTCTCTGAGTTCTGTGGCCAAGAAGTAACAGGCCAACAAGTGTACAATCACCTTCGTAAGTGGAGGTCTAGGTGGGTCAAAGTTTGCAAACTAAAGGACATTAGTGGCGCTCTTTGGGATGAGGATACCTTTGTCATAAGCTTAGAAGAGGGTCATTATGCTGCTTACATCAAG GATCACCCAAAAGATGCTGATTACCTCAATAGGCCCATAGAGAACTATATGGCTATGCAAATCATTTTTGGAAGTGGGGTTGCCACTGGTAGGTTTGCAATGGGTTCAAATGAGCCTTTGGGCAAGCCAAGTGACATTGTTGACATCTTAGATGATGGCATTGAAGTGACCTCAGAGTTTGTTGATGCTTCCAATCTAACTGGCAAGGGAAAGACTGTTGATAAGGGTACCCCTGGTGACTCCATTGATACCAAGCCTATGTCCAACTTAGGGAAGAGGAAGAGGTACATGACTGATGAAGATgttgctgtgttcaatgggatgaaAGAGGCTGTATCTGATGTTGCTGCTGCTGTCCGTGAAAGCATCCATGCTGAAGCAGCACCTGGGATCTACAATGCTGTAATCAACTGTCCTGGGTTCTCTAGGGAGGCTCTCATGTATGCCCTAAACCACATGATGGAGCACAAGGCCACCTCCCTGGTGTTCCTGGACATGACTCCTGATGATCGTGACCTATGGCTCAAGACTTTCCTAGCCAAGCACTACCACAACTGA